Proteins co-encoded in one Gopherus evgoodei ecotype Sinaloan lineage chromosome 4, rGopEvg1_v1.p, whole genome shotgun sequence genomic window:
- the SRRM2 gene encoding serine/arginine repetitive matrix protein 2 isoform X11, with protein sequence MYNGIGLPTPRGSGTNGYVQRNLSAVRHKKERTDYKSEEELRKLESSLVKKPNQEILDHERKRKVELKCLELAELMEEQGYAEGEIQEKVATFRLMLLEKDVALGKEGEQQPEQKPAVTETHQLAEANEKKNERLRAAFGISENYVDGSSFDPNRRAKEAAAAAAKQQEQQKQYSLVHESSSSRSPSPKQKKKKKKKDRGRSESRSPSRRERKKSSKKKKHRSESDSKKRKHRSPSPKSKHKAKEKKRKRSTSESASQKGRRGRSSSPDSSSSSDSSRSRSRSVTTQKRASLPSVTPPAPPRRRADPEGASKDALKRDRSASPEVSRRAQSSSPRKSRDKREKRSSRHSPRQRSSSPSPVSEGKIKDKDRPWQPERKSTPAPSSEREPRPQRRSPSPEPARERASSGHKRPPSKETKSPRSSSPPPKKPVADRPKSPSQAAAPSPPATTRKAQLSRSGSESDENSSSSSPERDKPAPSRQEKSKGSQRRDRSSSSPEPSQPAKVASKPSSRRERSGTPAKSAKTRSLSKRDARSRSRTPPSRRERSRTPPRRGGRSRTPPRRGARSRTPPRRGRSRSRSPQWRGRSRSPQRWGRSRSRTPPRWGKSRTPQRRGRSRSPQRRGWSRSRTPQRPGWSRSRNTARRGRSRTPPRRGRSRSRTPPRRGRSRSRTPPRRGRSRSRTPPRRGRSRSRTPPRRGRSRSRTPPRRGRSRSRTPPRRGRSGSSPRREKSLISARRSRSGSSAERRKKSRLPLRRSLSDSSPDVKQKSRKVSRRSRSASSPRLQKKSRSSPRRSRSGSSPRPKKKSRSSPRRSRSGSSPVLKKKSRTPSRRRRRRRSGLSPALKKKSRSPPRRSRSGSSPEVKKKSRSPPRRRRSGSSPLARKKSRSSPRRSRSRSSPVLKKKSRSPLRRSRSSSSPVLKKKSRSPPRRSSSGSSSVAKKKSRSPPVRGRSGSSPALREKSRSPPRRSRSGSSPVVREKSRSPPRRSRSGSSPVVREKSRSPLRHSKSGSSPAVREKPRSPLRRSRSGSSPEQRGKSVSPPVRSRSDSSPGLKKKSRSPARQSGLGSSPAVEGKSRSPAVRSRSGSSPEQRGKSVSPPVRSRSDSSPGLKKKSRSPPRQSGLGSSPAVEGKSRSPAVRNRSGSSPEQRGKSVSPPVRSRSDSSPGLKKKSRSPPRQSGLGSSPAVEGKSRSPAVRNRSGSSPDLKKLSKTSPRHSGAGSSPVVEEKSSLLPRCSQSGSSPELMKKSRSPPVIGRSGSSPELNDKSSSSLPRQSQSGSPPEPKKKSRSPPRCVKPGASPVVKEKSRSPQPWQSRSGSSPEVKKKSPSPSIRGASVEQAKSRSPPSLSGSGSLLTLKGKSSSPPRHSRSGSSPGSGSKLGAVSKHNRPGVCPEATELVRILAGQVKPVSPEAKDKYGTSPRRSRLGSSPGIREKSRTPPSSSESSPERAEISRSPLRRSRSGSPPRPREKSRSPPRPREKSRSPPRRSRSGSSPRPREKSRSPPRRSRSGSSPRPREKSQSPPRPREKSRSPPRPREKSRSPPRRSRSGSSPRPREKSRSPPRRSRSGSSPRLREKSRSPPRPREKSRSPPRRSRSGSSPRPREKSRSPPRPREKSRSPPRRSRSGSSPRPREKSRSPPRPREKSRSPPRHSRSGSSPRPREKSRSPPRPREKSRSPPRRSRSGSSPRAREKSRSPARYGSSGSFLRSREKSRSPARYSISGSSLRLREKSRSTPRRGRSSSSPRPREKLGASPRSSRSGSSPERPKGPTRRGRSSSPSRRGKWRSSLRRGRSGSSPRRTRSRSISRRGKSRSSLRRDRSISSPGRSRSRSTSRFSRRRERSPSSPRRSRSRTPPRRARAGSSPQRRGSRQPRSRSPPKLDVSRTPASSYHGRSKASPARTRSGSGSPKRAGRRSRSPPVLEKYPKVGAADKAAPGRAEKTSPVVLVPIRRSPSRSPPAPDESSPKARKAHSPAPKIHSPRPEGSLGAVRNGGPAPTWTLNSCPAAPGGSPPAGRLPQAKGPEKVRSSSSSSSSSSSTSHKVPSPLPAPLPVLPPKEEDREGPKVKLEPPAPEVPGDLPDKARGGAAKALVPLPVPPRTPSKEKRSSSTSSSSSSSSSSSSSSSSSSSDSSSSSSESSHDSPASKGPDLETAKKEPPSPAQKELAREGRPLELAKRKRRSRSSSSSSSSSSSSSSSSSSSSSSSSSSSSSSSSSSSSSSSSSSPKPGPQPQPKAAPKKPSPEQRRSRSPRKPIDSLRDSRSLSYSPAERRRPSPPEPPLAQRDRHSDKPSQRSRGTNSRSPGRKRRRETPSPPHAARRRASRSP encoded by the exons ATGTACAATGGGATAGGGCTCCCCACTCCCCGGGGCAGCGGCACCAACGGCTACGTCCAGCGCAATCTCTCGGCCGTGCGGCACAAGAAGGAGCGAACCGACTACAAGTCGGAGGAGGAGCTCAGGAAGCTGGAGTCGTCTCTGGTGAAGAAGCCCAACCAGGAGATCCTGGACCATGAGCGCAAGCGCAAGGTGGAGCTGAAATGCCTGGAGCTGGCCGAGCTCATGGAGGAACAGGG ctacGCCGAGGGCGAGATCCAGGAGAAGGTGGCGACCTTCCGGCTCATGCTCCTGGAGAAGGACGTGGCGCTGGGCAaggagggggagcagcagcccgAGCAGAAGCCAGC ggtcaCAGAGACCCACCAGCTGGCCGAGGCCAACGAAAAGAAGAACGAGCGGCTGCGGGCGGCTTTTGGCATCAGCGAGAATTACGTCGACGGGAGTTCGTTCGACCCCAACCGCAGGGCTAAGGAGGCGGCGGCTGCGGCAGCCAAGcaacaggagcagcagaagcagtACAG CCTGGTCCATGAGTCCAGCAGCTCCCGCTCTCCATCCCCcaagcagaagaaaaagaaaaagaagaaagacaGAGGCAG GTCAGAGAGCAGATCCCCTTCtcgaagagagaggaaaaagagctctaagaagaagaaacacag GTCCGAGTCAGACTCAAAGAAGAGGAAACACAG GTCTCCCAGTCCGAAGAGCAAACACAAAGCCAaggagaagaagaggaagag ATCCACCAGCGAGTCGGCGTCCCAGAAGGGCCGAAGAGGTCGCTCGTCCTCCCcagactcttcctcctcctcggACAGCTCGCGGAGCAG GTCCCGGAGCGTCACCACTCAGAAGCGGGCCTCCCTGCCCAGCGtgacccccccagcaccgccacGGAGGAGAGCCGACCCCGAGGGCGCCTCAAAGGATGCCCTCAAGAGAGATCGCTCGGCATCCCCCGAGGTCAGCCGGCGCGCGCAGAGCAGCAGCCCCCGGAAGAGTCGAGATAAGCGAGAG aaGCGGTCGTCTCGGCACTCCCCCCGCCAGCGTTCCTCCTCCCCGTCGCCCGTCTCCGAGGGGAAAATAAAGGACAAGGATCGCCCCTGGCAGCCAGAGCGCAAATCCACCCCCGCCCCGTCCTCGGAGCGTGAGCCCCGCCCTCAACGCCGCTCCCCGTCCCCTGAGCCGGCCCGAGAGAGGGCCTCATCCGGCCACAAGCGCCCACCCTCCAAGGAGACCAAGTCCCCCCGATCCTCCTCCCCGCCTCCCAAAAAGCCAGTGGCTGATCGCCCCAAGAGCCCGTCCCAAGCGGCTGCTCCCTCGCCACCGGCCACCACCCGGAAGGCCCAGCTGTCCCGCTCGGGCTCTGAGAGCGACGAAaactcgtcctcctcttcccccgAGCGGGATAAGCCGGCCCCGAGCAGACAGGAGAAATCGAAGGGCTCCCAGCGCCGGGACCGCTCCAGTTCTTCCCCAGAGCCCTCCCAGCCTGCTAAGGTTGCCTCCAAACCCTCGTCCCGGCGTGAGCGCTCTGGCACCCCGGCAAAGAGCGCCAAAACCCGCTCCCTTTCCAAGAGAGAcgccaggtcccggtcccggacGCCCCCTTCCCGCAGGGAGCGTTCCCGCACCCCGCCCCGCCGGGGAGGCCGTTCCCGCACCCCACCCCGCCGGGGGGCCCGTTCCCGTACGCCACCGAGACGGGGCCGGTCCCGATCCCGGAGCCCCCAGTGGAGAGGCAGGTCCCGGAGCCCCCAGAGGTGGGGACGGTCCCGTTCCCGCACTCCGCCCAGGTGGGGCAAATCCCGTACGCCCCAGAGGAGGGGGAGATCTCGCAGCCCTCAACGGCGAGGGTGGTCTCGCTCCAGGACACCCCAGAGGCCTGGCTGGTCTAGGAGCCGGAACACGGCAAGGCGGGGTCGGTCTAGAACCCCGCCCCGGCgaggcaggtcccggtctagaACCCCGCCCCGGCgaggcaggtcccggtctagaACCCCGCCCCGGCgaggcaggtcccggtctagaACCCCTCCTCGGCgaggcaggtcccggtctagaACCCCTCCTCGGCgaggcaggtcccggtctagaACCCCGCCCCGGCgaggcaggtcccggtctagaACCCCGCCCCGACGAGGCAGGTCAGGGTCCTCTCCCAGGCGGGAGAAATCACTCATTTCAGCCAGGAGGAGCCGCTCTGGGTCATCAGCCGAGCGGAGGAAAAAATCCAGGCTGCCCCTGCGAAGGAGCCTGTCTGACTCGTCACCAGATGTGAAGCAGAAATCCAGGAAAGTGTCAAGACGCAGCCGCTCCGCATCATCCCCTCGGCTACAGAAGAAATCCAGATCATCGCCCCGGAGGAGCCGCTCTGGCTCATCCCCTCGGCCAAAAAAGAAATCCAGATCATCCCCTCGGAGGAGCCGGTCAGGGTCGTCTCCAGTGCTGAAGAAGAAATCCAGAACGCcgtccaggaggaggaggaggaggaggtctggATTGTCTCCGGCACTCAAAAAGAAATCCAGATCACCGCCTAGAAGAAGCCGGTCTGGATCATCTCCAGAAGTGAAGAAAAAATCCAGATCACCTCCAAGACGAAGGAGGTCTGGATCTTCTCCACTGGCGAGAAAGAAATCCAGATCATCGCCAAGACGAAGCAGGTCTAGGTCCTCGCCAGTGTTGAAGAAGAAATCTAGATCACCCCTGAGACGAAGCAGGTCTAGCTCCTCGCCAGTGTTGAAGAAGAAATCTAGATCGCCCCCGAGACGAAGCAGTTCTGGGTCCTCTTCAGTGGCAAAGAAGAAATCCAGATCACCGCCTGTGAGAGGCCGATCTGGGTCGTCTCCAGCATTGAGAGAGAAATCTAGATCGCCCCCGAGACGAAGCAGATCTGGATCATCTCCAGTGGTGCGAGAGAAGTCTAGATCACCCCCGAGACGAAGCAGATCTGGATCATCTCCAGTGGTGAGAGAGAAATCTAGATCACCCCTGAGACACAGCAAATCTGGATCATCTCCAGCTGTGAGAGAGAAACCGAGATCACCACTGAGACGAAGCAGATCTGGATCCTCTCCAGAACAGAGAGGGAAATCCGTATCACCTCCTGTGAGAAGCCGGTCTGACTCCTCTCCTGGGTTGAAGAAGAAGTCTAGGTCTCCTGCAAGGCAAAGTGGGCTTGGATCTTCGCCAGCCGTGGAAGGGAAATCCAGATCTCCTGCAGTGAGAAGCAGATCTGGATCCTCTCCAGAACAGAGAGGGAAATCTGTATCACCTCCTGTGAGAAGCCGGTCTGACTCCTCTCCTGGGTTGAAGAAGAAGTCTAGGTCTCCTCCAAGGCAAAGTGGGCTTGGATCTTCGCCAGCTGTGGAAGGGAAATCCAGATCTCCTGCAGTGAGAAACAGATCTGGATCCTCTCCAGAACAGAGGGGGAAATCTGTATCACCTCCTGTGAGAAGCCGGTCTGACTCCTCTCCTGGGTTGAAGAAGAAGTCTAGGTCTCCTCCAAGGCAAAGTGGGCTTGGATCTTCGCCAGCTGTGGAAGGGAAATCCAGATCTCCTGCAGTGAGAAACAGATCTGGATCctctccagacctgaagaagctgTCTAAGACCTCTCCAAGACACAGTGGTGCTGGGTCTTCTCCAGTGGTGGAAGAGAAATCAAGTTTACTTCCAAGATGCAGCCAGTCTGGATCTTCTCCAGAACTGATGAAGAAATCCAGATCGCCGCCTGTGATAGGCAGGTCGGGATCCTCTCCAGAACTAAATGATAAATCTAGCTCCTCACTCCCAAGACAAAGCCAATCAGGATCCCCTCCAGAACCAAAAAAGAAATCCAGATCACCTCCAAGATGTGTTAAACCTGGTGCCTCTCCAGTGGTGAAAGAAAAGTCCAGATCTCCCCAGCCATGGCAAAGCCGATCCGGATCCTCTCCAGAAGTGAAAAAGAAATCCCCATCACCATCCATAAGAGGGGCCTCTGTAGAGCAAGCAAAATCCAGATCGCCTCCCTCACTGAGCGGATCCGGATCATTGTTGACGTTGAAAGGGAAATCCAGTTCGCCCCCAAGACACAGCCGATCTGGATCCTCTCCAGGGTCAGGAAGCAAACTTGGAGCAGTTTCAAAACACAACAGGCCTGGGGTTTGTCCAGAAGCTACAGAGCTAGTGAGGATTTTAGCAGGTCAGGTCAAGCCAGTGTCTCCTGAGGCAAAAGACAAATATGGAACGTCCCCAAGAAGGAGCAGATTGGGGTCATCCCCTGGCATCAGAGAGAAATCCAGAACACCTCCGAGCAGCTCAGAGTCTTCTCCAGAACGGGCAGAAATATCCCGATCGCCTCTGAGACGCAGCAGGTCTGGTTCGCCCCCCAGGCCCCGAGAGAAGTCCCGATCGCCCCCCAG GCCCCGAGAGAAGTCCCGATCGCCCCCGAGgcgcagcaggtctggctcatcTCCCAGGCCCCGAGAGAAATCCCGATCGCCCCCGAGGCGCAGCAGGTCTGGTTCATCTCCCAGGCCTCGAGAGAAATCCCAATCGCCCCCCAGGCCCCGAGAGAAGTCCCGATCGCCCCCCAGGCCCCGAGAGAAGTCCCGATCGCCCCCGAGgcgcagcaggtctggctcatcTCCCAGGCCCCGAGAGAAATCCCGATCGCCCCCGAGgcgcagcaggtctggctcatcTCCCAGGCTTCGAGAGAAATCCCGATCGCCCCCCAGGCCCCGAGAGAAGTCCCGATCGCCCCCGAGGCGCAGCAGGTCTGGTTCATCTCCCAGGCCCCGAGAGAAGTCCCGATCGCCCCCCAGGCCCCGAGAGAAGTCCCGATCGCCCCCGAGGCGCAGCAGGTCTGGTTCATCTCCCAGGCCTCGAGAGAAATCCCGATCGCCCCCCAGGCCCCGAGAGAAGTCCCGATCACCCCCGAGGCACAGCAGATCTGGTTCATCTCCTAGGCCTCGAGAGAAATCCCGATCGCCCCCCAGGCCTCGAGAGAAGTCTCGATCACCCCCGAGGCGCAGCAGGTCTGGTTCATCTCCCAGGGCTCGAGAGAAATCCCGATCTCCTGCTAGATATGGCAGTTCCGGCTCATTTCTGAGATCTAGAGAGAAATCCAGATCTCCCGCAAGGTACAGCATATCCGGCTCGTCCCTAAGACTTCGAGAGAAATCCAGATCCACTCCAAGGCGTGGCAGGTCCAGTTCATCCCCGAGACCTCGAGAGAAGCTGGGGGcgtctcccagaagcagccgctCTGGGTCGTCTCCAGAGAGACCCAAAGGCCCAACAAGGCGTGGCCGATCCAGCTCTCCCTCCAGAAGGGGGAAGTGGAGATCTTCCCTGCGGCGAGGAAGATCCGGGTCTTCGCCCAGGAGAACCCGGTCCCGGTCCATCTCCAGACGAGGCAAATCCAGAAGCTCCCTGCGGAGAGACCGATCCATCTCGTCGCCCGGCAGGAGCCGCTCAAGATCCACCTCGCGATTCTCCCGCCGCCGGGAGCGTTCGCCATCCTCACCCCGTCGCAGCAGATCCCGCACGCCGCCCCGCCGAGCCCGAGCGGGGTCCTCCCCCCAGCGCCGCGGCTCCCGCCAGCCCCGCTCCCGCTCCCCACCGAAACTGGACGTCTCCCGCACCCCGGCCTCTTCCTACCACGGCCGCTCAAAGGCGTCGCCGGCCAGGACCCGCTCAGGCTCCGGCTCGCCAAAACGAGCCGGGAGGAGGTCCCGCTCCCCACCGGTGCTGGAGAAATACCCCAAAGTGGGAGCAGCCGACAAGGCAGCACCAGGCAGAGCTGAGAAGACGTCGCCCGTGGTGTTGGTGCCCATCCGGCGCAGCCCGTCCCGCTCCCCGCCGGCTCCGGATGAGTCCTCTCCCAAAGCCAGGAAAGcccattcccctgcccccaagatCCACTCCCCGCGGccggaggggtccctgggggcggTGAGGAACGGGGGTCCGGCGCCCACCTGGACCCTGAACTcctgccctgctgcccctgggGGCTCCCCGCCTGCCGGCCGCCTCCCCCAAGCCAAAGGGCCAGAGAAAGTCagatcttcctcctcttcctcctcctcctcctcctccacctcccacaaggtgcccagccccctgcccgccCCACTCCCGGTGCTGCCCCCCAAGGAGGAAGACAGGGAAGGGCCCAAGGTCAAGTTGGAGCCGCCAGCCCCGGAGGTGCCCGGGGACCTGCCAGACAAAGCCAGGGGCGGAGCCGCCAAGGCGCTGGTGCCGCTGCCGGTGCCTCCCCGCACCCCGTCCAAAGAGAAGAGGAGCTCGTCCACCTCCTCGTCTTCGTCGTCCtcgtcttcttcctcctcctcgtcctcttcctcctcctccgactccagctccagctcctcagAGTCCAGCCACGACTCCCCGGCGAGCAAGGGGCCCGACCTGGAGACGGCGAAGAAAGA GCCACCGAGCCCGGCGCAGAAGGAGCTGGCCCGTGAGGGGCGCCCCCTGGAGCTGGCCAAGCGGAAACGCCGTTCccgaagctccagcagctccagcagcagctcgtCGTCAtcatcctcctcatcttcctcctcgtcttcctcctcctcctcgtcatcctcctcctcatcctcttcttcctcctcgtcctcgtcctcctcctcccccaagccggggccccaaccgcagcccaaggcagcccccaagaaGCCCTCACCTGAGCAGAGGCG ctcccggaGCCCCCGGAAGCCGATCGACTCCCTGCGCGACTCGCGCTCTCTCAGCTATTCCCCGGCCGAGCGGCGCCGGCCCTCCCCTCCGGAGCCCCCCCTGGCCCAGCGGGACCGGCACAG